One window from the genome of Oreochromis niloticus isolate F11D_XX linkage group LG20, O_niloticus_UMD_NMBU, whole genome shotgun sequence encodes:
- the usp11 gene encoding LOW QUALITY PROTEIN: ubiquitin carboxyl-terminal hydrolase 11 (The sequence of the model RefSeq protein was modified relative to this genomic sequence to represent the inferred CDS: inserted 2 bases in 1 codon), with amino-acid sequence MTANSRCSAAEXPGLETQRREIESLLRECELRAGESWYVVDRRWFDQWKEFVETGDQNSTSFPGQIDNAELFEDLDSYHLKDRLVEDEDFVLVPAEAWHKLLAWYGIADDQPPLERKVVDLPSTLKVEVYPIEIFLCLHSNMENVITAKFSRTDSIHSIQRAMCQAFSVPPGSECRLWMKSSDSSCERLRNVHMSVLDACLSSGMTVIMETRNADGTWPSSRPQIMRNSVEEQDSYRGQPGVCGLTNLGNTCFMNSALQCLSNTPPLTEYFLQNSYVDELNFTNPLGMKGEIAEAYADVIKQMWSGRHYSVVPRVFKTKVGHFASQFLGYQQHDSQELLSFLLDGLHEDLNRVKNKEYIELRDADGRQDQEVAEEAWRNHLRRNDSVIVDTFHGLFKSTLVCPECHKVSVTFDPFCYLSVPLPVSKERVMEVFFVSLDPYAKPVQHRVVVPKAGKVSDLCSALSEMTSVPPTQMVVADVFNHRFYKIYNMGESLSAILDRDDIFVYELSVLEEQPEEQVLLALYLRERSHYRDYGSGGGSYGTSLFGHPLLLNVPRSSCSQEALYNLFLQRLARYVRLPDPSEELEEEEEDDEEELYKTQTNGISDDDEQEEVEPAGPSQTDYSCGDATPNRKSDGNTTTEPQAEENHTQPLPDHGDHGENSNGSLSQTEPSCSGDANSADDIDPSEQSGGPAEADGSSEPPAEQPHKPTEEENEEDKQEEACSPSPPANEHPAKRRACHVRRKRLFSIQAVNSNGTTERGMGEGGSAVSFSSQPYVAIDWEPDMKKRFYNENEAEKYVKDPSMEVPQQHMTVQLQQCIELFTTVETLEEENPWYCPVCKKHQLATKKLDLWSLPEVLIIHLKRFSYTKFTREKLDSIVEFPLRDLDFSGFLLRKTLSSEEPPSRYDLIAVSNHYGGLRDGHYTTYAKNKDNGQWYYFDDSKVTYATEDQIVTSAAYVLFYQRQDKIRKPTLPAPNTGPASSTQTSNDTASCKDDEDDAGPSAAASASSITMETE; translated from the exons ATGACGGCCAACAGCCGCTGCTCCGCCGCGGA CCCCGGGCTGGAGACCCAGCGACGGGAGATCGAGTCTCTTCTGCGGGAGTGCGAGCTCCGCGCTGGGGAGAGCTG gtATGTGGTGGATCGCCGCTGGTTTGACCAATGGAAGGAGTTTGTGGAGACCGGAGATCAGAACTCGACGTCTTTCCCGGGTCAGATCGACAACGCGGAGCTGTTCGAGG ATCTGGACTCGTACCACCTGAAGGATCGTCTGGTGGAGGACGAGGACTTTGTGCTGGTGCCGGCAGAGGCGTGGCACAAGCTGCTGGCCTGGTACGGCATAGCGGACGATCAGCCACCGCTAGAACGCAAG gtggtGGACCTGCCCAGCACTCTGAAGGTGGAGGTTTACCCCATCGAGATCTTCCTCTGCCTCCACAGCAACATGGAGAACGTCATCACCGCAAAGTTCAGCCGAACCGACAGCATAC attcGATCCAGAGGGCGATGTGTCAGGCCTTCTCGGTACCTCCGGGCTCAGAGTGCCGTCTGTGGATGAAGAGTTCGGACAGCAGCTGCGAGCGTCTCAGGAACGTGCACATGAGCGTGCTGGACGCCTGCTTGAGCTCGGGGATG acggTGATCATGGAGACAAGGAATGCAGACGGCACCTGGCCGAGCTCCAGGCCTCAGATCAT GAGGAACTCTGTGGAGGAGCAGGACTCGTACAGAGGGCAGCCGGGCGTCTGCGGCCTCACCAACCTGGGCAACACCTGCTTCATGAACTCAGCGTTACAG TGTCTGAGTAACACTCCTCCCCTGACGGAGTACTTCCTGCAGAACTCCTACGTGGATGAGCTGAACTTCACCAACCCTCTGGGAATGAAGGGAGAGATCGCCGAGGCCTACGCCGACGTCATCAAGCAGATGTGGTCAGGGAGGCATTACTCTGTGGTGCCGCGCGTCTTCAAG aCGAAGGTGGGCCACTTTGCGTCTCAGTTTCTGGGCTACCAGCAGCACGACAGTCAGGAGCTGCTGTCCTTCCTGCTGGACGGGCTGCACGAAGACCTGAACAGAGTCAAAAACAAAGAGTACATCGAGCTGCGGGACGCCGACGGGCGACAAGACCAG GAAGTGGCGGAGGAGGCGTGGCGTAACCACCTTCGGCGGAACGACTCTGTGATCGTCGACACGTTTCACGGCCTCTTCAAGTCCACGCTGGTCTGTCCCGAGTGCCACAAAGTttctgtgacctttgacccattCTGCTACCTGAGCGTCCCACTTCCTGTCAGCAAGGAGCGTGTCATGGAGGTGTTCTTCGTCTCTCTGGACCCGTACGCCAAACCTGTCCAG caTCGTGTTGTGGTTCCTAAAGCAGGAAAAGTGTCCGACCTCTGCTCAGCTCTGTCAGAGATGACCAGCGTACCGCCCACTCAG ATGGTGGTCGCCGATGTCTTCAATCATCGTTTCTATAAGATCTACAACATGGGCGAAAGTCTGAGCGCCATTCTCGACCGAGACGACATCTTTgt GTACGAGCTGAGTGTGCTGGAGGAGCAACCCGAGGAGCAGGTGCTGCTGGCGCTCTACCTGAGGGAGCGCTCGCACTACAGAGACTACGGCTCGGGCGGCGGCTCGTACGGCACGTCGCTGTTTGGACACCCACTGCTGCTCAACGTGCCGCGCAGCAGCTGCAGCCAGGAGGCGCTCTACAACCTGTTCCTGCAGAGACTGGC GCGCTACGTGCGACTGCCTGATCCGTCTGAGGagttggaggaagaggaggaagacgaTGAAGAGGAGCTGTACAAGACTCAGACCAACGGCATCAGTGATG ATGACGAGCAGGAGGAAGTGGAGCCTGCTGGCCCGTCCCAGACAGATTACTCCTGCGGTGACGCGACCCCCAACAGGAAATCAGACGGCAACACCACAACGGAGCCACAGGCTGAGGAGAACCACACTCAGCCCTTACCGGACCACGGAGACCACGGTGAGAACAGTAACGGCTCCCTGAGCCAGACGGAGCCCAGCTGCAGCGGAGACGCCAACAGCGCCGATGACATAGACCCCAGCGAGCAGTCGGGCGGTCCCGCAGAAGCCGACGGCAGCTCAGAACCACCAGCGGAGCAGCCTCATAAACCAACTGAGGAAGAAAATGAAGAAGACAAGCAGGAGGAGGCGTGCTCTCCCAGCCCGCCAGCCAATGAGCATCCGGCTAAGAGGAGGGCATGTCATGTCAGGAGGAAGCGTCTGTTCAGCATCCAGGCGGTCAACTCCAACGGGACGACCGAGAGGGGGATGGGAGAGGGAGGAAGTGCTGTGTCCTTCAGCT CTCAGCCCTACGTGGCCATCGACTGGGAGCCTGACATGAAGAAGAGATTCTACAACGAGAACGAGGCTGAG AAGTACGTGAAGGATCCCAGCATGGAGGTCCCTCAGCAGCACATGACTGTTCAGCTGCAGCAGTGCATCGAGCTGTTCACCACTGTGGAGACACTGGAGGAGGAGAACCCATG gtacTGTCCGGTGTGTAAGAAACACCAGCTGGCCACAAAGAAGCTGGATCTCTGGTCTCTGCCAGAGGTTCTCATCATCCACCTCAAGAGGTTCTCCTACACCAAGTTCACCAGAGAGAAGCTTGACAGCATTGTGGAGTTCCCCCtcag AGACCTCGACTTTTCTGGCTTCCTCCTGAGGAAGACTCTCTCCAGTGAGGAGCCTCCGAGCCGCTATGACCTCATCGCCGTGTCCAATCACTACGGAGGACTCAGAGATGGACATT ACACCACCTATGCGAAGAACAAGGACAACGGTCAGTGGTATTACTTTGACGACAGTAAAGTGACCTACGCCACAGAGGACCAGATCGTG ACCAGCGCTGCCTACGTTTTGTTCTACCAGCGACAGGACAAGATCAGAAAACCCACACTGCCCGCCCCTAACACAGGCCCTGCCTCCTCCACCCAGACATCCAATGACACGGCTTCCTGCAAAGACGACGAGGACGACGCAGGGCCGAGCGCTGCCGCCTCCGCCTCCAGCATCACTATGGAAACAGAATGA